The following nucleotide sequence is from Mytilus edulis chromosome 13, xbMytEdul2.2, whole genome shotgun sequence.
TCGATGCCGCTGTCGTCAATCTGAAGTGGAAACTTTCGTTCCCTCTTGGCACCAATGGGAGTTGAATGTCTTAATGGCATCCTGGGTGGTAATGGCAAGCTATTGCCATCTCCACTAACACTGTTAGACCGGGGTGGTATAGCAGGGGCTCTAGTGGGACTTGGTAAGTTAGTTGCATCTCTTTCTTTAACATGCTGAATGGTCCCTGAATCAACGCTCATTGAGTGATGCAAAGTTGGTATCTTAACATGTAATTTAGAATTATAAGTTTTATGATTCATACCTTGACCAACACGACCTCCACGTATGGGGATAGCACCACCTCTTAACATTCTTAAAGGGTTTGTTTCCACATCTTCATCCCCACCAGTGGATGAGGACATAGCTCCTTTACCAGGAATACCTTGGGGTTCACGAATATTACGAGAATGTCCTTCCTCACTACCGCTGATTACTCCTCTTTGATGATCAAGGGAGCGTCGTATTCTACTCTCCCTTGCAAGTTTATTCATAATTTCACGAGGGGAAGGTTCAGAAAAGTCCTCCCCTACAAAAAGACTGGAAGATTTATTGTAAGAATCCCTACGAGAATCATCCTGACGATTGACTTCTGTAGCACTATTTACCGACTCCGTACCAGAATCAGTATGAACATTGTCTGAATCAGGTTCATCAATCCTTAATACTTCTACATTGTTTTTAATGTCTTCAGAGTCACACTCTGATGTTTGTTCACTAGAAGTGTCTAAAATTTTAGGTCTATATTCATCTTCTGGTAGTTTTACTTTCAGATCATATTCTTGAGGAATTTCTGGCGGTGGTTTTTGTGGACGAGGCACAGGTTCTACTCTCTGTATGATTTCTGGTCTAGGTTTTGGAGCAGGTATTGGTATATCAGATCGTTTGCTGTCAGGCCGTGGTTTTGGAACTGGTTTCTGATGATAACTCATCTCTGTAAAttgattaaaattcatttcagGTGGTTCTAAGTCAAAGTCATCTATCATTGCAAGAGGCACCCCATATGTACTATCTTGATGTACAGGAGTAACCTCCCTTCTTTCTGGTGTAACCTCTCTTTTcattggagttatttccctttttgcaGGAGTAATTTCTCTTTTTGCAGGAGTTATATCTCTCTTTGCAGGAATTATTTCTCTTTTCGCAGGAGTAATTTCTCTTCTAACTGGAGTTAACTCCCTTTTGACAGGAGTTACCTCTCTTTTAGGTGGAGTAACTTCCCTTTCTTCAGAGGAGTATGAAGTACCAGATTTTTCCTTCACAGAACCTCTCATAACTAACTGGTTATAAGCCTCCATTGCTCCAGGAGGAACACTTTCTACTTGATCTGCTTTATTTTTGATCTCCTCGGAGAAAGTACGTTGACGATCAAGTTTCGGACTACGTTTAAATGAGAATTTGAATCTTGATCCATTCTGTGGTGACCCTGAATCACTTTCTGAATCTGACTGATATTTATCAGGTGACGAAGGTTCTTGTGATGATGACATATGAGAACGAGAACTTAATTCATTTGCCATGGCGATAGCATCATCTATCATTTTTTCATCAGATGCTGACATTGGTTTGACTTTGGCTTGTTTTCGTGGTTCTGGTTTCGGAGGCTCCCTGTTTCGAGGTTCCTGCAAGGCAAAAATTGAACATGCATAGTGATTACATAAATAGATACATGCTGTCTATAATAAAGATATTTTCATATACTCCAGACTTGATTATACTGAAGAAAAGCTGAAGATAATTTCTATAAGAAGAATATAATAATTACCCTATATCCCTTTTCTCCTAATGAgaatatacaatatttatatgtgaatgtatatgtaaaaaaaaaaaggatatttaaTTCAGATTTATGATTTTTTCAATCTGTCCATTCATCAATTGCTTGTATAGATTGATTGTTCCTTGTACGTCAGAGATTGTAAATTGAGCAACAGCAACATGCAATGCCATGCACATAATGATCACAGTTgaatttttttgtgtttgtttttttaaagtttttttttctttctattttatatcataatacacttttttaaagcaaattaaagagaaatatatgtttcattccatataatttaacaaaattttgcaGAGAAGAAAGATTGAACAGCTATAGCTGTTAAGAGGAAGTAGAATTAGAGGCAGACATACTAGTCTAGGTGGTTGAACAGGAAGTGGTGGTGGTGGTGACTTTGATCCTCTCCCATTGGTCATCAGTTTAGGAGGCGATTCATGTTGAGGTGTTGTAGTTGCTGATGAATCATTTGAAGATGAGTTTGCCAACTTTGCCTCTTTGTCGTTTATTGCTTTCAATACTTCATCCATAAATGAAGGTCCGAAATCAAAAGAACTCTGTAAAATGTCAAGTTTTataattaaatatcaataaaaaaaaagatatggtaaaTATACAGAAATGACATGTCAGACGGCAatcttacaacaacaaaaaaacaacaaacaaaaacatgtagAGATCAGTGAAAGTTATTTAATAATAGACTATGCTTGCTATGATATGGACAAATTATGAATAAATGTCAATACATTTAatgatttgcattttttttttaaatcaaaatcgcaatatttttctcaagaacaaaaatttaattgtgttttattttataactaatGGTCTTGAATCAGGGAAGACTTGTGCCCACGTAAAACTGATTTTAACAGTTAAACACCCATCATACGTTTTACCTGTCCCTAGTCAGGTTATCTGTTTTAAGTTGTAGTCTTTGTATTTAACTTTTTGGAGGAATCTGTATTGTCGGTTTAtgtgattttttatttcattatctaATATTTTTGGTAATGTCTATTATAGTTTTTTTTGACATTATCTAATTTATCTTTTATTAATTACAGTGTATTCTGTTTATCCATCACACAAGAGGACCAGAAAAAAAGTTGGATTAAGCAGGGTAttggaatactcaggtttttttCTGCAACAATAGGCATATTTTGGGATAGCCCTAAGATGTTATGAATCATAGACTGTTAGTACAAAcgtttatatatgatttattttttcataccGACATGTCAGGCATTTTGAAGTCAGCAAATATAGAATCATCATCTATATCTTGATACTGGAAATCTCCACTATCAACCTCGTCTGTCCTTGTTACATATTGACTGTCTATAGATTCCTGACTTATCCAGGAGTGACCATTAGTACCCAGAGATCCATTCATATTATGTCCATTTTCATCTCTATTAAGACTCACAGTTGATATCCGACTTTCACCTTCTTTCCCTGGAAGATAGATCATAATCATCATTACTTACTATAATTGTAATTACTTCTTTCCTTTCAATAATCTATCCAGGTtgtattttctatttttgaaCATCCATAAACTATATGGCCCTGTATTAACATGATTTTTTCATAGCATTTtcaaattaacatattttaagatGGATGTCTTTTTATCCTAAGCATGGAATTAGATCACCATTAATTTCTTTccataaattaaatacaaaaatttaaaagtaaatgtttCTGTTTTAGGGTCTTGATGCTATGCAGATATATTTACAACAAAGGCTTattttcattgttgaaagctatactgtgacctatatttgttgACTTTAATGtcaatttggtctctgatggagagtggtctcattggcaataatagctcatcttcttatttttacattataatattGTAGTTTTTTCTgcatattacaaaatgtataataaaatatatcataatgaaatATCTTTTATATGATTTTGCAAAATCTAAATACCAACCTGTACTAGCAACTTTGACTGGCAGTTTGTCGTAATTATCACCAATGAAACCAACATCACCGAAAATAGCACCATCGTAACCAATATGCCCTGTGTGACGAAGGTCATTCTGTGGACCACTGATCATCTCAGCATTGAACCGCCTTAATGACTTCCTGTTTGATTctgcaataaataaataataattttaatatattatggagatttttttatttaatgtttgaaGTCAAGTTCCTGAAAAGTAAAATGTAAACAGAAACAGAAATtgctaaaaatggaaaataaaattttatatcaaGATTATCCAATGACATTTTTCAACAGAAATTGACGAAActgattaataaaattatgtttcgAAATATTTCCTTTTACATATATagagaataaaaaataattcttatattAGTTTTAAAACTGATTAAATCATGTGTAAGCGTTGACTGTGTCATTGCATATTTCTGTGTATTATTTAAGCATGTGGCCATTCCCATACAATGGAAGCAATATCTGTGGTACAATATATACCTTTAAACCTGTGTCATTTAACTATACTTGTGTTTCATATTTatgtaaatatcaaataaaatatatgagcTTTGACAATCTATAACATATGACAATttcctttgaaaaaaatttgacTTGGTATGAAAGCCCTCTGGTCAAAATTTATAAGAACAGAATTTACAATGATACAGGAGTATCTTTTATGATGAACAGTAATATCTGTCTAAATTAACTGTATCCCTCAGGACTGTGTTTGGCATAGACACTAGTGTCCACAGTTTACTGGTTTAATTACTACAGAATGTTCTTATTACAAGAGATCAGATGGTTTTAATCAGTTAGTTTtcactgttaaaatatttctctAAAATAAATTCTTAATAATTGACATCTTTTATAAAACCCTGAACCTGGAAGGAACCTGTTAGTTTGGAAAAGGTCAAGGATCAGATATAGGGTTCACTCCATTCTAATGTAATTAGTAGAACAGCATGAAGCTTATTTTAGCTCACTTGAATTAATTATAATCAGTTGCAGTTAGCATAAAGCTTtttccttatttatttttaaggTTTCAAATTTCACATTTGGATATGATTCCactgctttgttgtttaaaatcgcgaaattttacaccctaAAAAATAACTCGCTATACGGTATAAATTTAGTGAATGTGACATCCATTTTTTAATAAACTCAAGACAGAACAAATTTTgttttaggggccagttgaagccAGCCTGTGGCTGTGGGATTTTCTTGCTATATTGAATACCAATTGGTGGCCCTTGGTTGTTTTCTGCCCTTTGGTCAGGTTATTTCATGTGACttaatttctatctaaaaaagcCCATGCCCCACAGACAGATGATCTATTTTGGAGCTGAGACCCAGTTGTCAAAATTATGGTCCATTCTATCTAAGTATCTAATTAAGAGATCATGCTGCTCCAACTTGTTGAGGATCTGATTAATGACCTTATTTTAAGTGAtattctaattttttggcattaTGTGATAAGTCATAAGCTGTTGTCAATATTTTGTTATAGAAGCCACACTACACATCTATTTGTCCCTTCTCCAATCTTACCTTTCTTACCACCCTTTTTGGGGGATTTTTCTTTCTTGTCTGATTCTATAAATAGCATAACcaatcaaattgtaaaaataaagatttaggCATAATTGGGGTCTATTGTAGCAAATAGGAGTTAAATCAAAATAAGATTATTCACTACTAAGCATctagcaaacattttttttttaaaatacaataaaaagtaaaatcttttatcttttattcaagaattaattgtaattgtaatattCATTCCACATTTTTGCATGTctaacatttttttatcattaaaaatttGCAATTCTTTAAAATGATTGTTTTCTTGTTTGCATTTTGGAAACTTGTAGTAAATGTCTGTAGAATTTAACTCCtctatttaaaatatattcaatGTCTAAGTATGTAGAATACTAAACTACCTATAATActgtatttataaaaatgtaaaatttaggACTCGGCATGCTGGCATAGTTTCATTATATGACTGACAGTGGCTCTCTGCCAGCATGCAAAATGTGCTCTTGTGCTGAAATAAATGCTATTATGAAATGCATATACATCAAGCAATGATATGATTCTATTCTACAGTATAAATTGTAAGACCCTAAATTCCCAGCTTATAAAAAGAAGAGAAGAAAACTTCTaaatacagtataagaaaatcaGAATAAAATGAAGCATATCTAGATAGTAGTATTCCTTTAATCTAACTACCTAacctaaatgtttaaaaaatttggcttgcaaaaaaaacaaaaaaaacaaattggtaaTAAATGCAAGAAATAATAAAATCCAATATTAGTGTTATAAAAGAAACAATTGAATGtaaaagagtaaaaaaatattaatgtaaataaagatgataggcaaaaatgttcataaaaattacccaaaatttttattataaatctcTTAAAAAAATTCCACAGCATGAAAGCAAAATTGAGTAAAATCAAAGGACAGGTACACTGAtgattttgatgattttattGAGTGATCTATGTCATCGTCTAAGTGATAGTAAGTCCTTGACTAATATTTTAGACTCATGTCTGGGTTCAACTTGAGGAAGTTCCAATTTGTTATCAGTATTTTTTGAAGATACTCATAGCAGTTTGTGGATAAAAGCATGATTATGATGTGCAACATTTTCTagcatttttgttcttttttcttACCTTTCCTTACAAGTTTGACCATAGGTTGGTCTGAGTcagctttttcttttttagagtCTACATGAAAAATTTACTATTTATTTGGGGTTTCCAAATGGAAATTAAACCAATTTTGTTAATAGATAATGATAAGAAATCAAATATACTTGTTCACAAATATTTAagtgtaaaatttcattaatctgtaagacatttaaaaaaattattataacaaTTTAGACAAAATTTTCTagtaaaagaaagataactctattaTGAAAAGGGTTATAAAAAACAGGTGCATTGTATTTTTGGAAGTTTTTAATGTGTATCTTAATCCTCTCTTAAATGGAGCTCTTCCCCTAAAACcataattatcatttaaaaaaaatttccattttcatttgaattgtgtTTTAAGTATGGCAAGCCGGGATAAAAGCAAGATAATGATTTGCAACATTTCCGAGCGGCTTTTTCTTACCTTTTCTTGAAAGTTTGACTTTAGGTGTGTCcaattctttttcctttttagagTCTATATGAAATAAGGATATTTTGTTCTTCACTTTTGGACTgatatttttaataaccattcaCACAAAAAACCATGAATTTACCAAATTTTAATCattgaaaaataagttaatttcTATATTCTTTCTTTGTTATATTCAATACAAAAAACTatagtttttgatttttgttgattTAAAGTTCACttcaaaaatgttaaacattgaaaaaCGTGAAATCAAAGTTAAGGCTAATATATATTACTTTGTGAAAAGTTGTGTGTGAGAGCTTACCTTTTCGACTGAGTTTAATTTTGGGTGTGTTTGATTCCTGGTTTTCTCTTTTAGAGTCTATGAAAACAAAGGAGTGCAAATTCACACAAAAGAAACAATACTTTACAAACTAATATTTAATCTTGCTAATAAAAGCTCCAACACTCTTGATTTTGATATTAAGTTCTCTTCTGATAATACATTAGAAAAAGCAATATATAATATGGAATCCAATCCATAATTTTAGGGTAATCCTCAAATATAGAAAAGTCTGTTTCACTGATTATCTTTATTGTTagcaatattttattaaaaaggcatagaaaatgttggattatcTCTTAAAAACTCCAATTACAATGACCATAAAAGTGGTCATGTTCCCAGCCAATGATCAAAATCGGGTCAGATTATTTCATGAGCCAAAAAATATCCAAAACTAATGAATTCAAATTTTTACAGATCCAATGACTTTACTctatagaaaatttataaattttcctTTTACAATTTTGATTACAAGCAATGTTTTTTTAATAGCTTCAATAACTATCTGAGCTCCAATAACTGTCTGACCAGATTTTATCACTGGCATGTGAATATTCTGTTATTTACGAATCTTTCTTATACATTATCTCTGGCATCCAGTCTAATACTTTCCCGTAGGATTTTAAAAACAAGCAAATTAACAAGCaggaattaaattaaaaacagaCGACAGAGGATATAATTAATGCTGAGACCTTTTCTACCCGTTAGCTTGTTAGGAGAGAAAGAGTGTCGATCTTACCTTTACGACTTAGTCGTATATTAGAGAAGAATGAACTTCCACTCTCTCTTTTAGATTCTATTAGAAATAAcgggaaataaaatatttttattcatctgatttcAAAATTGTAATGAAAAGTTACTGAAcccataaaaatgaaattttctaaaattcttgtacattaattttgattaattactTGCATATTCTtattcaaaacaaataacaatatttgaaatagttaaaaaatattttacattaattcTGAAAATCATCTACTTTTATATACTGAttcaaatcaaataataaaatttgaattaaactgtACAATGTGTTACATGAAACTAAAAAGACCTTTGCTGCATTTAGCATTACATTGGTTTATTTATCACAATATTTGAGATATATTTTAGATTccatattacaaaaaaatgtttaaacaacTAAAATCATCACTATGTATACATCTATATAAAAGAAAGAACAGAATTTAAGCAAGAAAAGACCACCCAActatttttgacaatattttccGAAGTGATTTTGAATTGCATTTAGTAGTTACATAAAAAGCTGACAAGGTCGATGACAAGGTCAATGACAAGGTCGTAGACAAGCGAGAAAGTAAAGATTTGTTAGACATAGAGGCTTACCTTTACGTGATAGTTTTATTTTTGCATCACCATTTTCCCGTTTTGATTCTAACAAAAAGTTTATACATGTCAATTATACTAACTACCCACACATAATAATTAATGGTTTAATTTACAACATATAAGAATAATCTCGGCGAAAACTCTGTATTATTATACAACATAATTCTATTAAACTCTGTAAACTACATGCTGTAGTTCTATGACCAAGACGAAAATTTATAGTCCAACTGGGGCATATGAAGTATCCAGATGTTTATATAAGTAAAAGTTATAGCTGAATCACCTATTTCTAGTGAAGTTTTATCCCTACTTTTTTCATAATTCTGACTTATATCTTGGTCAGTTCTAAAATTTGTTTCTTCTTGTTCGAGTCCAGTCTATAAGTAAAAGTCCTGGTTCATACCTAGTTGATCTAATCCATTAAACTAATACACATAACAATATCTCTAgttcaaaattataaatcaatGAAAATACATTTCCAAACACACATGCAAAAATGTCTATTTCTGGGTTATGATGGAAccatgtaatttaaaaaatacttttatcaattgatataaaatattttaaaggcaaaaaatgaatatctttttcacttgtttttttacttcatattGAAAATTTGTAGAACCAGCTGTAATTTTAAATTCCAATGTAACCAAAttcataaattcataaaaaaaaaccaacattccTTGTATCAATGACTACTGTAAACATTGAAAATCAAAGGTCAAATGTTACCCCCTGATGACAACATCAATGCCATGTTACTATAGTAATGCAGTAACCTCCTGACCCCTGTACAACTCACCTTTTCTACTGATACTTTTAGACACACTAGGACTATTCTTGTGTTCAATTATTGGCATAACATTAGCTGGATCAAAATATCCACATTTACCATTCCCAAGAACACCCTTCCAGAATCCTGACTTCGGACAATCTTCAGGGCTGAAAACATATATCTTCAAGTAATTAAATGTTATTCCCTAAAACCCCTCCACAAAACTGTCTATGGAAAATATTCTATACTGTGACAGGTAACATATCACCATCAATTTCTCCATTTAAATTTGAGTGCCTGCAAGCATGTTTAACtccaccacattatgtatgtgtttGTCCCTAGTTAGGGGGCTTGTCATTATCTtatgttgctgtgtaacatatttgtacttttttttattacaaaatgtttCTGTACCATTTGTATAAACAAGCTTCTAAATTCATTTTTCTTGAATGAACTGTCCCAGTTAACAAGGGTCATTCAGGGGAAAACATGTTTACATAAGACATTGTCTCTTgaagatattcattttttttgtaactacATCCATTTTTTCTCTGTTAAAAAGTACTAAACTGGATGATTGTGTATGCACTCCCCTCAGCCTACATGCAAACTTTGTCACATGAATGAAATGGCAAATGGGTCTGTAATTCATTATTTTAAACTTGTAAACAAAATAAGCTTCAAATTTTAACCTGAACAGAACATATTCTAATAAACCAAAAATCAGATTCATATCTGTAAGAATAACATACTTTTTATAATCTATGCATGTGAAATTTCTAAAATTCTTTATACTCCAACTTACTTTTTATCTAATACATATATGACATCATATGATTTATAATACAGGAAGTCTTTAGGTACAACCACTTCTGGGAAATCTTTCATAGCTTTAACTTGGGTAGGTCTCATCTGTAATATAATCCAGAACTCATAAAATTTTCaatgctgtggattcattattattttttggataccaattttttcgtggatttcatgggtacagggggaccatgaatttaaatgttcaacaaaatacaaattgtCTTCAGAACAGTATgcagactttgtcaaaaccacgaaatcaaatatccatgaatatgcaagtttccatcaatccacaaaaaattggtacccacaaataTAATAAAGTAATCTCAACAATTTTTCCCTGGACATATCTGgaagatctgtactttgtgtcttttacagctaatttccttaTGCATGTAGAATAAgactttggtaagcttgcttgcttgctttgtttgtatattgtacaattgtaattgggataacgttctatcaaatttaaatataatacatgtatatacaggtttaactatgcCTATTTATATTGCTTGCAGatttcaatcttaattacaatgcttcatctaaagtttataaaaacaaagcaagTAAGCCAACAAAGTCTTACTCTACAaccattaggaaattagctctaatAGTGTTGTTGTGCTTTATATTCAGCTGATAAGTTAAATCCTTTTTCACAGATTTTTATAGTCTTTATGTTGTGCAGTTACACTACCGTCAAAATCTGGGGGAGGGTTGAGCAcctgcaaacatgtttaaccccaccacattatgtatgtgcctgtcccaggttGGGAGCCTGTCAAGCAgtgtttgtcatttgttgctgtgtgtatcatttgtttttcgtttattgttttgtacataaatcagtaAGTTGGCCATTAGCTTACTCGTTTGAGTTTTACATTAGCCATTTCaaggcctttatagcttgctatgctgtatgtgttttatttttatttgttaaaatccGTCCAATGGcctatagttgctaacttctACATCAATTGTTCTCTTgagaagagttgtcttattggccaACATACTACATCTTATTTCTATCCTTGCAATAtggtatgaaatatttaataggaAACAAAGGATTGAGGAACATAAATTAGTATATAGTGGAATAACAGGAGCCAACAttaggccaaacaaaaaagtaatTGTGTTTACTGTTACATGcagaaaaaaatagggtaggcaggtaggtagggaattttttgaatttttaataatttttaataatttttttaagtcTATTGGAGCAACATTGTGACTTCAACAATTGTTAATCAAAAAAGGTaaatacaagaatgtgtccccagtacaagGATGCCTCAATCgtgctatcattttctatgttcagtggactgtgaaattgaggtaaaaactctaatttggcattaaaattagaaagatcatatcatagggaacatgtgtactgagtgttaagttgatcggacttcaacttcataaaaaactacattgaccaaaaaactttaacctgaagcgggacagacagatggaacaaacgaacggacatacagaccagaaatcataatgcccctatactatcgtaggtggggcataaaaaactttAGGGTAGTTAATACAAATAAGAGTAGGTAGGGGTATAGTAAACATACTTTTTTTGTTTGGTTCTAGCTCTACCTACCTGAGGTAACATTACAAATAATTCACTGAACAATGGACGTCTTTCTGGATCATGTTCCCAACATTTGGTCATTATCTGGTAGTATTCTTTAGGACATAAATCTGGTCGCTCTAGTCTTTGGCAGTTTGGTGCATCTATTGATTCTAATATCTATCATagaaacaagaaaataaataaactacatagaaatgtgtaaattttatcatttttgttgagGTGTAATAGTAACATGTAATACAACACATAACCCAAATAATTCAGTCCCACTCTGTCTCTCTCATTTCCTAGGGCCAACTTTCTTCATATAGTAAAAATGGGCCATGAATACTAGATTTTGATTGGTGCTTTCTGTGAGAAAGCAAATCAGCTGCCAGCATAGTTTTATTCAGTATTCTAGGGTATTTTAGCCACCATAGAGCAACAGTATGAAATGTATTCATCAAGTACAGTTGAAAATTGTTTACTTTGGTTCtaattatcaattataatatttgtttcattaaaatGTATAGCAGAACTTACTTGTTGACCAGTTAATCCTGCCCATGGCTGGAACCCGTATGTAAATATTTCCCATAACGTTACACCAAATGCCCAAATATCACTGGCTGAGgtgaattttaaataatttatacacTCTGGTGCACACCTGAAAaagaaatcagttattttttatgttgaaatatttctttgaacATCTTAACTAAACAACTATCAAAACTCAATTTCTGTTTGGTAATATattgtaaacaaacaaaatttttcATGACTTTGGcaaaaagaaaaaacacaaatataaatgGTTAGTTTAAAGTAGTCAACAGTCATCAAAATTTGTTCATACATTATGTTGGTATTGTAAGATATATTTATTGGGGTATTTTAAGGAAATCTGGTACACATTGATATAACatataaaatggttttttttcaaggattttgtaaatattaccattatgacaattttatattCGAAGTTAGAAAGAAATTAACTGACTAAAGAATGGTAGATGTAATCACAGATTCCATTTTATTGTATTCTATTTTTACATGCCTCAACAAAATCTAAAAACATGATGACACCAAAGAATTTCAATTTACCCTTTGTGATATGTCTATTGTAATCTTTGGCTTTAAAGTTTGTTGCTGTATCTCTCATTTTCTTAATTGTTTTTTGTATTGCTCATAAATGAAGCcatttagttttctcatttgatttgCTTTACATTTGGCATTTCGAAGCACTTATAGCTTTATACTATGCTGTaaggtttttgctcattgttgaaagctttAATGATCTATAAGCCTTCTACAGCATTTTTCTCTTatatatctccttatttttatattgaccaTCATATTACATTTCTTAATGTTGTGAGATATTTATTCTATgcttataaaacaaaagaaaattaagattatctcccttataccaatgactataaatatatatgtaacttaCCAAGCTATAGGCAATTTTAGGTTTAGACTAAAATTACTCTGATAGTAATCTTTACCGATACCTAAGGCTCGAGATAATCCAAAGTCACTTATTTTTACCTGAAAGAAATAGAAATATAAATGTCATAAAGTACATTGATGACAAGTTCATCTG
It contains:
- the LOC139499880 gene encoding uncharacterized protein isoform X21 gives rise to the protein MSKSSENKKMKFLAILTRSGGDIGRSLSPSPPEQRSPRPSSYIRPPCKQIIPANSIQINKTLGEGEFGIVQQGLWTTETGEKVQVAIKCLTKEKMHTGTTEFLKEANIMQNVDHENIVRMYGVVLDKDDSLMLVTELAPMRSLLECLKEQSLRTDFPLPRLCDFAQEICDGMSYLESKRLIHRDLAARNILVFSKSKVKISDFGLSRALGIGKDYYQSNFSLNLKLPIAWCAPECINYLKFTSASDIWAFGVTLWEIFTYGFQPWAGLTGQQILESIDAPNCQRLERPDLCPKEYYQIMTKCWEHDPERRPLFSELFVMLPQMRPTQVKAMKDFPEVVVPKDFLYYKSYDVIYVLDKNPEDCPKSGFWKGVLGNGKCGYFDPANVMPIIEHKNSPSVSKSISRKESKRENGDAKIKLSRKDSKRENQESNTPKIKLSRKDSKKEKELDTPKVKLSRKDSKKEKADSDQPMVKLVRKESNRKSLRRFNAEMISGPQNDLRHTGHIGYDGAIFGDVGFIGDNYDKLPVKVASTGKEGESRISTVSLNRDENGHNMNGSLGTNGHSWISQESIDSQYVTRTDEVDSGDFQYQDIDDDSIFADFKMPDMSSSFDFGPSFMDEVLKAINDKEAKLANSSSNDSSATTTPQHESPPKLMTNGRGSKSPPPPLPVQPPRLEPRNREPPKPEPRKQAKVKPMSASDEKMIDDAIAMANELSSRSHMSSSQEPSSPDKYQSDSESDSGSPQNGSRFKFSFKRSPKLDRQRTFSEEIKNKADQVESVPPGAMEAYNQLVMRGSVKEKSGTSYSSEEREVTPPKREVTPVKRELTPVRREITPAKREIIPAKRDITPAKREITPAKREITPMKREVTPERREVTPVHQDSTYGVPLAMIDDFDLEPPEMNFNQFTEMSYHQKPVPKPRPDSKRSDIPIPAPKPRPEIIQRVEPVPRPQKPPPEIPQEYDLKVKLPEDEYRPKILDTSSEQTSECDSEDIKNNVEVLRIDEPDSDNVHTDSGTESVNSATEVNRQDDSRRDSYNKSSSLFVGEDFSEPSPREIMNKLARESRIRRSLDHQRGVISGSEEGHSRNIREPQGIPGKGAMSSSTGGDEDVETNPLRMLRGGAIPIRGGRVGQGMNHKTYNSKLHVKIPTLHHSMSVDSGTIQHVKERDATNLPSPTRAPAIPPRSNSVSGDGNSLPLPPRMPLRHSTPIGAKRERKFPLQIDDSGIDGHSTPQSLVRNYAWSESSKLTQHERTLPPAPPPPLKKHQIDDKPFDSGLDEDDDVFEGHDITPPSTLKIDTSSKSSTFPRVKFQFQKVKCNLEQLGFYNRKDPFWVKTLTLAGRNISDRGSSEEVSPLMLANYKTSEGVSYEDLLDFAFDREKNCEEVEMMRSVFKNEISVEDCQQALTETKWIVPMAIKYVKLKQLLSAQLGDITLCKEALMACDWDVQRAANHVLSNLSSPEIIDV